The following nucleotide sequence is from Terriglobales bacterium.
CTCGACCACGGCATCGACCAATTGAAGCCAATGATGATCAAAGAAGTGGCCGAGGAAATTGGAGTTCATCCTTCCACCGTGAGCCGCGCGGTAGCCAACAAGTACGTGCATACACCGCAGGGTGTCTACGAGCTGCGCTACTTCTTCAGTGAGAGCGTGAACGGTCCGGAAGGTGGCGGGACCTCGCTGATGATCCTGAAGCGGCGGGTAAAGAAGTTGATCGAAGAAGAAGATTCGCGCCGTCCGCTGACCGACGAGCAAATCACGCGGATTCTGCAGTCGCAAGGAATCAACGTGACACGGCGCACTGTGGCGAAGTATCGTGAGGATATGAAAATTCCAAGTACGCATCAGAGACGCGTAAAAGACTAGAACTGGCCATTTTGACGGTTGCCGATTGGCAACGCGGCTGATTTGCTGGAGAGGAGGAACCGGAACTCACACAGACATGTAACTGAGTGCAGCAAAGCCTTTCGATTCACAAGGACCAATGTATTCAGGAGGGAGTTAATGAACGTCGAGTACACCGGAAGGCAGTATGAAGTCACTCCCGCAGTGCGCAAGCAGGTGGAACACGGCTTGGGCAAACTGGAAAAGCTCTTCGGCAGCACGTTCGATTCACACGTAATCCTCACCCTCGAGAAACACCGGCATATCGCCGAAATTACCGTAAAAGTTCGCAATCATCCGATCGTCGGCATCGCCGAATCGACCGACATGTCCGTCGCCGTCGGCGAAGCGCTCGACAAGATCGATCGCCAGGCGATCAAGTACAAGACGCGCTGGCGGGCAAAGAAGCGCCACGCGCGCAAGACGCAGTGGTCTCCGGCGCTGGACAAGCAGCAGGCACAGCAAATGGCCGTCGGCAGTAATGCCGCGACTGCTGTTCCCGTTGTGGTTCATTCATTCCCCGCCGTCGCCAAACTCACCGAGGCCCATGTCGTAAAGTCGGACGACTCAGTAGCGATGCGTCCGATGACGCTCGAAGAGGCCGTCAAAGAAGCCGAATTCCGCGATCGCGAAGTGTTTGTCTTCCGCGATCCCGAAGGCCGCGTCAAGGTGCTGCACCGGAAGAAAGACGGCAAGATGGAGCTGATAGAAGCGCCGTAACAGAATCGGGTGATGGGGTCATCGGGTGATCGGGTGAAGTAAGAACTGAACTCACTTGCTTTTTTGGGTCGTTCAGAGTCACGACATCTGGATATATCGAGAAGTCCGAATCTCCAAGTCTTCCTTCACCCGATGACCCGATCGCCCGATTCCCTGCTACCATTCGCTCATGGCAACTGTCGCCAAAGCCGCGCACGATACGGCGAAGATCTCCCGCAATTCCCATCCTCCTTCCAAGAAGAAGGGAGGCCCCACCGAACTAGTGCTCATCACTGGAATGAGCGGTTCGGGCAAGGGCTCAGTCCTCAAGGCGTTTGAAGATCTCGGGTACTACTGCGTCGATAATCTTCCCCTGGAGCTGATCCAACGCTTCGCTGACTTGGCACGACAATCTCCAGAGATCGAGCGTACGGCACTCGTAGTTGACATTCGCGAAGGCGGAGCGCTGAATCGGCTTCCGCAGATTCTGAAGCAGGTAAAGAAGACCATCAAAAACACTCAGGTGTTATTTCTTGAGGCTTCGGACGATTCACTGGTTCGTCGCTTCAGCGAGACGCGTCGCCCTCATCCGCTGGGAAAGACCTCATCGATTTCAAACGCGATCAGCACCGAGCGAAAGCGCCTCGACTTTTTGCGCAACCTCGCCGACGTGATCATCGATACGTCAAAGTTCAATGTTCATGAACTGCGCTCGCACATCATTGAGAAATTCCAGGAAGGAACCAGCAACAATACGATTCTGGTGTCGTGCGTCAGCTTCGGCTTTAAAAATGGCGTTCCCAACGATGCCGACTTGGTATTCGACGTTCGCTTTCTGCCGAATCCACATTTCATTCCCGAATTTCGTCCTCTGACCGGCCGACATCCCAAAGTTGCAGCATACATTCGACAATTTCCGCAAACGCAGGAATTTATCGACCGAATTTCGGAACTGTTGGTTTATCTAATGCCGCACTATATCCGCGAAGGCAAGAGCTACCTGACGGTCGCATTTGGATGCACGGGAGGTCAGCATCGCTCGGTGATGATCGCCGAGGATGTAGCTAAGCGGCTAAGCAAAGCCGGATATAAGGTGAAGGCTCAGCACCGGGATAGCCCGAAGTAGCTGGTACTGCTTCCAATTTACGATCTAACCGCTATCCGACCCTCGTCATTGTGAACATGCCGCTGCCACAACCTGCTACGGTCGTCGAAGAACTGAATGTCCCGCTTGCGGACGAACCAAGGTAAGCTAGCGATCCGCTTCCCATAATGGTGCCACTGGTTGAGCCGGACGTGAAGGCAACTGCGACACTCAAGTTAGATCCCGTTCCGGAACTCACCTGCCCTGTCACGTTGAATGTTGTTCCCGAAGGCGCGATTGCGGGAAAGCAGGACGATGCAGGATTGTTCACCGCGGTTACGGTCCCGCTGAGACTATTGCCGTTCTGGCTAAAGCTCACAGTCAATCCGGTGCTTGGAGGTAGCGTTGAGCCTTGTGCGCCGGAGGGAGCGAACGTCATGTTCCATGCTCCAGTAACAACTGGAGTCTGATTAGGCGAGTTCGACATCCCGGAATAACCTCCGCAGGCGGCAAGCAGGCTGGCGCCGCAGATCGCTAGAAGAATTGCGCTCTTGTTCATGGCTTCTCCCTGTAGTTTCTTGAAGAAATGGTAAGCCGAGCCGACGTCAGTTTTCACGGGGGCGTGATGAGATTACCGGGACGAAAGTTGATATTGATTTTGGTCGCACAAAGACCTTAGTTCCCCGAAAGGGTGAAGCTCGCATACCCAGTTGGATGTCGGTTTGGTTCCTTTCTGGGAAGCGATGTTTGTTAATTACCCCTTGCAAATTACTAAAGGCGCGAGACTTACCACGCTGTAATAGCTCTGATTTGTATTATTAATTAGCCTTTCACCTGTGTCGGCTAATCTAATGTGAATATGACGGAAAAGCTCGCAAAACGATACATCTTCGCCAGCGATTTTGACCAAACCCTCACGTTCAATGACACCGGATACGTGTTGAGCGAGATGGTGGGAATTCCCACTTCGGAATTCGAGCGCAGAGCTCAGGGAATGGCGAAGCTGAACCTTGTGCAGCAAGGCGCGGAACTTGCCTATTTATTGCTGCATGATCCGGAATTCAACTCTAAAGTTCGCAAAGAGCACTTGTACGAGGTCGGGAAACAGATTCGCCTCAAGGAGAACATTAAGCTGCTCTACGAAATTCTTGATGGCGATATCGATGGACACCACTTTGACTTCTATGTGCTATCGGCCTCACCGGAGGAAGTAATTCATTCGGCTCTCGAAGGAATAGTTCCGAAGGATCATATTTTTGGAACAAAGCTCGTGTATAGCGGCAGCGGACAGGTTGAGAGGCTGGAGCGGGCGACTGCCGGCTATGGCAAGGTAGCAGTGCTCGATCAGTTGCAAGCTTCGCTGCAGATCGCGCCTGATCACATTGTGTATGTGGGCGACGGAAGTTCCGACATTCACGTGATGCTGCACGTAAACACGCGCGATGGCTTTACCATCGCTGTGTCCGAAGCCAAACACGTAGCTCACATTGCCAAGCGAACGCTGTTAAGCACGAGCGCGCTCGCCGTGCTGGCGCCAATCCTGCAGGAGATCGTCGGATGGCCGCGGCTGAAAATCCGGAAGCTGTTTGAGTCCCACGGCCTTCTGGTGCAGGAATGGGATCAGGTCCGTACAGACTGGCTAACCCTGCGCTCAGCACAGGCCGAGCCTGAGCAAGCTGCTGCGGCGAACTGAGTCAGATCCAACCGAGCTTGCGATAACCGTCGTAGCTGACCTCAAGCGCGCGGCTTATGTCATGTCTCAATTCCGGAGTGAGCTGCTTCACATGGAAGCAGCTCTTTCCTTTTAAAAGCTTCAGCAGGGCTGGGGACAATTTCAATTCTGCAGGGATACGTCTCTACTGTGTGCGCGCTACTCTCCGGCAGCTAGCAAGCCGGCATTGCGCAGGATGCGGCGCACTTTTTTGGGCGACACTGACAGTCGTTGGGCCACACGCGAAACTTTGCGGCCCTCGCGAATCCAGACTTTTGGAATCACGATCTCTGCGAATTCTTCGGTGACTTGCTGAAAAGTCTTTTCCCCTAGCATTCCTTCGGACCAGGCTCGGAGCGTGTCGTCGATCTTGGATGCGCGCAGGATACGCGATTTCAGCATGGCCATCTCTTCCCACAGGTGATCGCGATCCGCAACTCCGATTAACGACGCCGCGAGTTCGACATACTGCTTGGCTTCATCCCAATCCTGGAAGAAGTCGTTGGCCGCACAGTTTCCGCGAGCGAGGTACGCACCGGCGGTGAGCCGCCGATTCTCTGTGTGTTTCGCCAGAGCAATGGCCTCTTCCGAATGCTGACGGGCGAGGTTGGCGTGCAATGCAAGGTCGGCGTCTTCGATCTGCTCCTCCACACGCGCATTTTCGGCGGCTGACTGCAGCAAGCGGGCACGCGCCATCAGGATGTGATCATGCTTTTGCTGTGCTAACTCGTACGCCTTTACGGCCTCCTGTGAAGCGCGATCAATCTCTCCCTGATCGAGATGGAGTTGTCCGGCGTTCACCAGCACCGTTCCAGTGCCGATGTGATTCTGATGATGAGCGTAAATTTCCCCGGCACGATGTAGTTGATCCAGGGCCTCACGACAGAGCTTGATGTAGCGCGAATGTGTCGCGCCGCGCGACTCAACCTCATCGACTCCTCTGTTCGGTCCAGGGACACGCGAATCAATGCGCTTGCGGAGTTGCAGGGCAATCAATCGTTTGACGTACGCAGCGTTCACCAGAGCACGCGCGAGATTGCGATGGTTGGGGTAGCGACGGGCGTAGATAGCAACCGCCTTGTCGAAATGATGAAGCGCTTGCGCATACTCACCGGAGCGCCGTACGATGCGTCCACGCGCCGACTCGATGTTTCCCAGGGCAAGCCAATCGTCTGAGGACTTGAGTCCAGCTTCCGCCTGATCGAGCAGGCGCAGTCCTTCTTTGGGACGCCCTAGCTGAAAGTTAATCCAGCCCTCCTGGACGTGGATCAAGGCAGTAAGGTTCGAGGCATGCACGCGACTCGCGAGGCGGCGAGCCTCAGCTATATCGTGCAGCGCGGCATCGTATTCACCCTTCTTTCGGTGTGCGCGGCCTTTCCAGAAATGGGCCAGCACCACGAGTCGAGGATCGTTCAGTTCACGCTCCGCCTGAAGAACGAAGTGCAGCAGGTTGATCGCGGAATCGGCGTCCTCCTTTGCAATGCAACTGAACGCCTCCGCCATTCGCAGCAGCAGATATTCGCCGATCGGCATGCGCCGACGCTGCTCGGCAGAAAACTTGTGCAGAAGAGACTCGATCAACCTCTGGTCGGCATAGCCAGCATCCACCCACTCGGCAATACAGAGCACCGCATGTGCCGCGCTAGTTTGCTGAGGATCGAACCTTTCGAGCTCACTCGCGTTCTCGTCCAGGATTTGAAATCCCTCCTGGATGCGCCGAAGGGCGAGCGCTTGGTTCAGGATGCCCGTGAGTCCGAGTAGCGCCGACATGGGCGGATTGTAGCCCACTCATCCATATCGGTCTATAGCGGCCTGAGATTCCAGCTATTCTATCCGTTGATTATGTATGTAACCTCTTATTTATCAGCGCTATATTGTTAGTTTTCACAGAAGGCGGCTCCAGCGTTTACTGGTCCGATTCGGACTACTCCGCTTGCCGGATCCTCACTTTTTGCTTCTAATGGGACGTACTTGCAGGCAGCAAGACTTTTCTGGAGAGAGCCATGATTCGAACGCAAACCGCAGATTGGGATTGGAACGCTACCCGCTGGGCAGGCATCACTCGCCCCTACACAGAAGAAGATGTTGAGCGCCTGCGCGGAACCGTCCGAATTGAATACTCGCTTGCTCGCAAGGGGGCTGAGAAGCTTTGGAAACTCCTGCACGAAGAACCTTATGTTCCAGCCCTGGGAGCCTTGACCGGGAACCAAGCGGTAGAAATGGCGAACGCCGGCTTGAGAGCCATCTATCTGAGCGGCTGGCAAGTGGCCGCTGACGCAAACCTGGGCGGTCAAATGTATCCCGACCAGAGCCTCTATCCCGCGAACAGCGTTCCCAATGTGGTACGAGCGATCAACAACGCTCTACTGCGCGCTGACCAAATCGCGCACAGCGAAGGACGCGACACCATCGACTGGATGCTCCCCATCGTCGCGGACGCCGAAGCTGGATTTGGCGGGTGCCTCAACGCCTTTGAGTTGATGAAAGCGATGATCGAGGCTGGGGCTGCCGCCGTACATTTTGAAGATCAGTTGTCTTCGGCGAAGAAATGCGGACATCTTGGCGGCAAAGTCCTCGTCCCAACTCAAGAGGCGGTACAAAAACTGGTCGCAGCTCGTCTCGCTGCCGACGTCCTGGGCGTACCGACACTCGTGGTTGCCCGCACCGACGCTAATTCAGCACAGCTGCTCACTAGCGACTGCGATCCATGCGATCGCGAGTTCATCACCGGCGAGCGCACGGTGGAAGGCTTCTATCGGATGCGTGGCGGACTCGACGCTGCCATCGCACGCGGCTTGGCTTATGCTCCGTATGCGGATCTGATCTGGTGCGAGACGTCGGAGCCAAATATGGAGGAAGCGCGCCTCTTCGCGGAAGCGATCCACGCCAGGTTCCCCGGCAAGCTGCTTGCCTATAACTGCTCGCCATCATTCAATTGGAAGGCAAAGCTTTCGGACAGCGACATTGCCAACTTCCAGCGCGAGCTGGGGAAGATGGGCTACAAGTTCCAGTTCGTCACGCTGGCGGGCTTCCACGCGCTGAATCTTTCTATGTTCGAGCTGGCTCGCGAGTATGCGCGCACAGGAATGGCGGCTTATTCACAATTACAGCAGCGCGAGTTCGATCTCGCAGAGCGCTTTGCGTACGGCGCAGTAAAACATCAGCGCTTCGTTGGCACCGGATACTTCGACGCAGTAGCGACCGTAATCTCGGCCGGACAGACTTCCACCCGCGCGCTCGAAGGATCCACAGAGGCAGAGCAATTCGAAAGCAAGCCGGTAACGACGCATGCTCCGACGAATGGTCATACAGCCAGCATTGGCCATGAAAAGACAAATGGGCATGCGAAGCCGAACGGTCATGCGGCGAAGTTTGAAGCGAAAGCAGAGGTATTTCCTCGATTCGATGAGGAAGAAGTGGCGCTTATGCCTTCGGGAGACTAGTTCACTGACTTCGTCCCCCGGCGGCTCCGCTGCAACCACAGCGGAGCCGTTTCCATTTTTGGGAGCCACTGAGAAGATTAGTCACTACCAGAACTCCGACACTCTCAGAGGCAGAGGGCTGTAGGCCTGGCTGGCCAAACGCGAGCCCAGTCCCGGAAGGGCTGGGACCATATTTGAGTTGAATTGAGCGCTGTAGGCGCGACACTCACTGCGTTTAGCCGAAATCAATTTTGCGATTGGCGAGGTCTAAACCGCAACGCGGTATTCGCATTTTGGAGAGGTACCGCGCCTATGGCGCTCGTTTGTTTCGAATCGCAAGCCCAGCCCTTCCGGGACTGGGCTCACGTTTGGCCAGTCGGGCCTACGGCCCTCTCATTTTGGAACGCTGGGGGGCTGCCCCATGGCAAAGCACACTTCTGATTTCTGACCAGGACTTCCGCAGCTCAGTCTCAACTCACCGCCGCCCGCAGTATATGGAAACTGCAGAGTCAGCGTCTGCGAACCAGAATCGAACGATGCTCGCTTGACGGCCTTGCCGTCCAGGGTGATGCTTACGGGCTGGCGCTTTACTCCATAGATCACCGCCTGCACTTCATTAAACCACGGCGTGAAACTTCCCAGCTGTGGCGAGATCTTCATACGCAGGGCGTCTTCGTATCCTTCGCAGGTGTAATCCACGCGCAAATACTTGCCATGCGTGTAATCGAAGCTCACCCCATCATCCATGTACAGCGAACCCTGGCAGGTGCGGTCGGGATAGACACGCAGTTCCAATGGACCCTGGGGCTTCTCGGCAGTGCTTTGTATTAGCGGTTGGCGTGGAATGATCGCGCCGCCGCGAACATAGACGTGCAGGGTGTCGAGTGCTGGCTTCACCGTGATCTCACCGGATTGAAGCTGTTTGCCCGTCCAGTAGTCGTACCAGACATTGCCGCTTGGCAGCATCACGCGGACATCCTGGAGGAATTCGTAGGGCTGAGGCGCAACCAGCAGATCGTGGCCGAACAGGTATTGACTGTTCGCCCATTCGCCTTCGGTGAGTAGCGGTTCCTGATCCGGATACTCGAGAAACATCGGACGCATCAACGGGATCCCATCTCGGGAAGACTGCTCCATGCCCGTGTAAATGTATGGAAGCAGACGATACCGCTCTTCTATGTAGCGCTTGCGAATGGCTTCATGCTGCGGACCATGCACCCAGGGCTCCTGGTCGGCGCTTCCCTTTTCGGTATGGTCGCGATCGATGGGATTGAAGGCGCCCAGTTCCAACCATTTCGTGAGCAGGTCCGGCTGCGGGCTGCCTTTATATCCGCCGATATCGTCTCCCACAACGGGAAAGCCGCTGATACCGAGATTCTGGAGCATTGGAACCGAAATGCGCATGTGGTTCCAAGTGCTCGAATTGTCACCAGTCCACGTAGCGGCGAAACGTTGTCCGCCGACGTAAGTTGCGCGCGTGAGCACAAAAGGCCGCTCGTTCGGGCGAAGCTTCAGCAGCCCTTCATACGTTCCTTGAGAATTCAGCATGCCGAGAACGTTATGGATCTCGCGCTGAGTTGTCTGACGACTGGGTTGGCCCGGTTCCTCCACACGATCGACCGCATCGACGGGCATGGTCTTGCTCGGCACGTCGAACACGGAAGGCTCGTTCATATCGTTCCAGAAACCGGCCACACCATTGTTGACAAATTCTTTGTAGAGGCCGCCCCACCAGTCGCGCACAGCTTTGCGCGTGAAGTCGGGGAAGACACTGGTCCCGGGCCAAACTCGGCCTGCATACTCGCTGCCGTCAGGGTTCTTAATGAAAGCATCGATCGCTTTGCCAGTATCGTAAGGAGCGTATCCAGGCTCCTGCTTGATGTGCAGATCGGTAATTGCGATCGTACGCACGCCCTGCTTCGCGAAGTCACGAACCATTCCGGTGAAGTTAGGGAACTTTTGCGGATCAACCGTGAACACACGGTTCTCGCGCTGGTAGTCGATATCGAGGTAGATCACGTCCAGCGGAATCTTCTTCTGCTTGAACGTCTGCACAATTTCGCGCACACGGGATTCAGGAAAGTAACTGTACCGGCATTGCTGGAATCCAAGGCTCCAGAGTGGTGGAAGCGGAGACCGGCCCACCAGCGCAGTAAACGTGCTCACCACCTGCTTCGGACGCGGCCCATAAATAAAGTAGTAGTCGACTTCACCGCCATCGGCGCCGAACGAGTACTCGTCTGCCGACGCCTTCCCCAAGTCCCAGTGCTGGCGATAGGTGTTGTCGAGAAGAATTCCGTAGCTTGTGCCTTTGCGCAGAGCAACCAGGAATCCCAGAGTCTTGTAAAGAGGATCGGTAGACTCCTGCCAGGCGTAAGCATCTGTGTTCCACATGGTGAAGGCCTGATTGCGATGGTCCAGTGGTCCCGCCTTGTCGCCGAGCCCGTAGTAGTGCTCGTCCTCCGGCATGGACTTCGTAACCGTAAACGTCTCGCCTTGCCACGTGATCGACGCAGCGTCGCGTGAAATCGGAGTGCCGTCGGCAGCGAGAAAACTGATGGTTGAATCGCGTCGATCGACTCGCACCTGCAGCGATCCTGTGCTCAACTCAATTCGATCCGGCGCATCTCGCACCTGCGCCTTAGCCGCTGCAGACTGCACTCCAGCAGGAACCGCCAGAACAGCGTAGGAATACCTTTGCGGAAACTCCGAGCCGCGAGTTGCGCGCACGCGAATCACGTCATTTTGGAGAACAGTGATTTGCAAGCGCCCGTTTTCGCTGGCTATCTCCACGCCATTCGGCAACTGATGAGAGGCACTCACCGCTCCTAAGGTAACCGGAGGTGCGGCTGGTGGCTGCGCCCGTTCAACTTGGCGCGCCTGCGGAGCGCCGCTGGTGGTCAGAGGATTTGGAGATGTTTGCGAGACTACAAGTGGCGAGGCGCACGCAAACAGGAGTGCTGCAATTGATCGAGTCATGTTGTATTGGGACAAACAGGCGAAGGTAGGTCATGAAGGGGGAGCATGTCAATCAACGACCAGGTGCTCTTAACAATGTGCGATCCGCCTATACTGCCCGGAGATGTATCGGACTACTTTCAGCAAGGAAATCGTCGCCGAGTTTCTACTTCCCGCTCGCTCAATTAAGCGACAGAGATTAATCATTCTCTGCGACGGAATGCCTTCTGTTCCACGGAAACAACCGCTGGCACAGTTTCTCTCCCAGAAAGGATACTGGGTGATCTACCCACGCTGGCGTGGAGCCTGGGAGAGCGGCGGCCGCTTCCTTGAAAAGTCGCCGGCTAAGGATCTGAGCGACATCATTGACGAGCTGCCAAGTCGAATTCGCGAGGCTGCCTTTGGGACGACCTTTGCCCTTTCACCGGAGGAGATTTACATAATCGGAGGAAGCTTCGGCGGAACTGCTGCCATCCTTTCCTCTCTCGATCCACGAGTAAGGAAGGTGATCGCGAATTGCCCTGTCGTGGATTGGAGCATTCTTCCAAAGGAACAAAAGAAAGAGACCTCGAATCCGAGTTACGTGGCATACATCCGCGAAGCCTTTGGCAACGGCTATCGGCTTTCAGAGAAGAACTGGGCAAAGCTAAGCAACGGCACCTTCTTCAATCCAGCACACCACATTCACGAACTCACAGCGTCAAAGATCTTGATGTTTCACGCGAAGGATGATCCTTACATTCCCTGGCGATCGGTCGAGCGCTTCGCCTTGCGTTCTGGAATCCAGCTGAAGCTGCTCGCGCGTGGCGGTCACTTGAGCACCGACTACATCGTCCGGAAGTACTGGCCGCAGATCCGACGGTTTTTCGAAGCCTGAAACTTCTCGGGGACTCAACAAGCCTTTCTTTAGAATGTCCCCTCCATGAATGAAGACGACTCACGAAGTGCACTTACACGCCGCGAGATGCTTCGATTATCCGCCACGGCTGGAGCCACACTGGCATTCCCGAATTGGACCATCGCAGGCGAGAAGCAAAGGCAGACTCCCGATCAATCCAAGGGAACAGCAAACCTTTACGCCGATCTCTTGACCACATGGTGCGATGGCATGATCGCTCGCCAGGTGACCGCTATCCACGAACCCGCACTCTATGGCGGTCTGCTCTGTCCTGCTTGCGTATTGATTCACGGACGCTGCGGCGACGCCGTTTATCCCTTCCTGCGCATGGCTCGGAGCACTGGCAACTCGAAATACCTCGATGCGGCCGTTCGCGTGCACGAATGGACGGAG
It contains:
- the raiA gene encoding ribosome-associated translation inhibitor RaiA; amino-acid sequence: MNVEYTGRQYEVTPAVRKQVEHGLGKLEKLFGSTFDSHVILTLEKHRHIAEITVKVRNHPIVGIAESTDMSVAVGEALDKIDRQAIKYKTRWRAKKRHARKTQWSPALDKQQAQQMAVGSNAATAVPVVVHSFPAVAKLTEAHVVKSDDSVAMRPMTLEEAVKEAEFRDREVFVFRDPEGRVKVLHRKKDGKMELIEAP
- a CDS encoding TIM-barrel domain-containing protein translates to MTRSIAALLFACASPLVVSQTSPNPLTTSGAPQARQVERAQPPAAPPVTLGAVSASHQLPNGVEIASENGRLQITVLQNDVIRVRATRGSEFPQRYSYAVLAVPAGVQSAAAKAQVRDAPDRIELSTGSLQVRVDRRDSTISFLAADGTPISRDAASITWQGETFTVTKSMPEDEHYYGLGDKAGPLDHRNQAFTMWNTDAYAWQESTDPLYKTLGFLVALRKGTSYGILLDNTYRQHWDLGKASADEYSFGADGGEVDYYFIYGPRPKQVVSTFTALVGRSPLPPLWSLGFQQCRYSYFPESRVREIVQTFKQKKIPLDVIYLDIDYQRENRVFTVDPQKFPNFTGMVRDFAKQGVRTIAITDLHIKQEPGYAPYDTGKAIDAFIKNPDGSEYAGRVWPGTSVFPDFTRKAVRDWWGGLYKEFVNNGVAGFWNDMNEPSVFDVPSKTMPVDAVDRVEEPGQPSRQTTQREIHNVLGMLNSQGTYEGLLKLRPNERPFVLTRATYVGGQRFAATWTGDNSSTWNHMRISVPMLQNLGISGFPVVGDDIGGYKGSPQPDLLTKWLELGAFNPIDRDHTEKGSADQEPWVHGPQHEAIRKRYIEERYRLLPYIYTGMEQSSRDGIPLMRPMFLEYPDQEPLLTEGEWANSQYLFGHDLLVAPQPYEFLQDVRVMLPSGNVWYDYWTGKQLQSGEITVKPALDTLHVYVRGGAIIPRQPLIQSTAEKPQGPLELRVYPDRTCQGSLYMDDGVSFDYTHGKYLRVDYTCEGYEDALRMKISPQLGSFTPWFNEVQAVIYGVKRQPVSITLDGKAVKRASFDSGSQTLTLQFPYTAGGGELRLSCGSPGQKSEVCFAMGQPPSVPK
- a CDS encoding alpha/beta fold hydrolase, with translation MPSVPRKQPLAQFLSQKGYWVIYPRWRGAWESGGRFLEKSPAKDLSDIIDELPSRIREAAFGTTFALSPEEIYIIGGSFGGTAAILSSLDPRVRKVIANCPVVDWSILPKEQKKETSNPSYVAYIREAFGNGYRLSEKNWAKLSNGTFFNPAHHIHELTASKILMFHAKDDPYIPWRSVERFALRSGIQLKLLARGGHLSTDYIVRKYWPQIRRFFEA
- the rapZ gene encoding RNase adapter RapZ; translated protein: MATVAKAAHDTAKISRNSHPPSKKKGGPTELVLITGMSGSGKGSVLKAFEDLGYYCVDNLPLELIQRFADLARQSPEIERTALVVDIREGGALNRLPQILKQVKKTIKNTQVLFLEASDDSLVRRFSETRRPHPLGKTSSISNAISTERKRLDFLRNLADVIIDTSKFNVHELRSHIIEKFQEGTSNNTILVSCVSFGFKNGVPNDADLVFDVRFLPNPHFIPEFRPLTGRHPKVAAYIRQFPQTQEFIDRISELLVYLMPHYIREGKSYLTVAFGCTGGQHRSVMIAEDVAKRLSKAGYKVKAQHRDSPK
- a CDS encoding HAD-IB family phosphatase, which encodes MTEKLAKRYIFASDFDQTLTFNDTGYVLSEMVGIPTSEFERRAQGMAKLNLVQQGAELAYLLLHDPEFNSKVRKEHLYEVGKQIRLKENIKLLYEILDGDIDGHHFDFYVLSASPEEVIHSALEGIVPKDHIFGTKLVYSGSGQVERLERATAGYGKVAVLDQLQASLQIAPDHIVYVGDGSSDIHVMLHVNTRDGFTIAVSEAKHVAHIAKRTLLSTSALAVLAPILQEIVGWPRLKIRKLFESHGLLVQEWDQVRTDWLTLRSAQAEPEQAAAAN
- the aceA gene encoding isocitrate lyase, translating into MIRTQTADWDWNATRWAGITRPYTEEDVERLRGTVRIEYSLARKGAEKLWKLLHEEPYVPALGALTGNQAVEMANAGLRAIYLSGWQVAADANLGGQMYPDQSLYPANSVPNVVRAINNALLRADQIAHSEGRDTIDWMLPIVADAEAGFGGCLNAFELMKAMIEAGAAAVHFEDQLSSAKKCGHLGGKVLVPTQEAVQKLVAARLAADVLGVPTLVVARTDANSAQLLTSDCDPCDREFITGERTVEGFYRMRGGLDAAIARGLAYAPYADLIWCETSEPNMEEARLFAEAIHARFPGKLLAYNCSPSFNWKAKLSDSDIANFQRELGKMGYKFQFVTLAGFHALNLSMFELAREYARTGMAAYSQLQQREFDLAERFAYGAVKHQRFVGTGYFDAVATVISAGQTSTRALEGSTEAEQFESKPVTTHAPTNGHTASIGHEKTNGHAKPNGHAAKFEAKAEVFPRFDEEEVALMPSGD